A genomic stretch from Achromobacter spanius includes:
- a CDS encoding response regulator codes for MSSRYIRVIVADDHPAVALGVSYELGLDPAIDVIGCAENSTDLVARLETQHCDVVVSDYTMPGGKYGDGLGLIALLRRRYPALRVAVLTMIDNPTLIRALLAYENLCVLSKSDSTSHIINAVHAMYQGKTYYSPTIKDMIVNQAFVLGRGRLTKREAEIVRLFCAGATVTEISQMSHRSVQTVSSQKRSAMRKLGIERDADLIKYGADAVQSQLGEGGFPALQRPDKTAWSLA; via the coding sequence ATGTCATCACGATACATTCGCGTGATCGTCGCGGACGACCACCCCGCCGTGGCGCTTGGGGTCAGCTATGAACTAGGGCTGGACCCCGCCATCGATGTGATCGGATGCGCGGAGAACTCCACTGACTTGGTCGCGCGGCTGGAAACACAACACTGCGACGTCGTGGTGTCCGACTACACCATGCCTGGCGGCAAATACGGAGACGGCCTGGGCCTGATCGCGCTGTTGCGGCGGCGGTATCCCGCGCTGCGCGTCGCGGTGTTGACCATGATCGACAACCCCACGCTGATCCGCGCGTTGCTGGCTTACGAAAACCTTTGCGTGCTCAGCAAGTCGGATTCAACCAGCCACATCATCAACGCCGTGCACGCCATGTACCAGGGCAAAACCTATTACTCGCCCACCATCAAGGACATGATCGTCAACCAGGCGTTCGTGCTGGGGCGTGGCCGGCTGACCAAGCGCGAAGCCGAAATCGTGCGCTTGTTCTGTGCGGGCGCCACAGTGACCGAAATATCCCAGATGTCGCACCGCAGCGTCCAGACGGTCAGCTCGCAGAAGCGCAGCGCCATGAGAAAACTGGGCATCGAACGCGACGCCGACTTGATCAAGTACGGCGCCGACGCGGTGCAAAGCCAATTGGGCGAAGGCGGTTTCCCGGCGCTTCAGCGGCCGGACAAGACCGCCTGGAGTCTGGCCTGA
- a CDS encoding Hpt domain-containing protein, which translates to MKKKDRDETAYCAPSRSAFLSDDEAPALAALNTPTLRHEHRTRTVTELTGADPARIRTLANAFIQANDLDLQRLRLLHARDDRAALRHLAHRIKGAAQMTGDTQLSRLCSVLSGACMNPDDHDLSLDAIVAQLDLALQEFADSCQQMADDVISR; encoded by the coding sequence ATGAAGAAAAAAGACCGCGACGAAACCGCTTATTGCGCCCCCTCGCGCAGCGCTTTCCTCAGTGATGACGAAGCCCCCGCACTTGCCGCTCTCAACACCCCGACTCTGCGACACGAACACCGCACACGCACCGTCACCGAGTTGACCGGCGCCGATCCAGCACGCATCCGTACCTTGGCCAACGCCTTCATCCAGGCCAATGACCTTGACCTGCAACGCCTGCGACTGCTTCATGCCCGCGACGACCGTGCCGCCCTGCGCCACTTGGCACACCGCATCAAGGGAGCGGCCCAGATGACGGGCGACACGCAATTGAGCAGGCTTTGCTCGGTGTTGAGCGGCGCCTGCATGAACCCTGACGACCATGACTTGTCGCTGGACGCCATCGTGGCGCAGCTAGACCTGGCGCTGCAAGAATTCGCCGATTCCTGCCAGCAAATGGCCGACGACGTGATTTCGCGCTAG
- a CDS encoding ShlB/FhaC/HecB family hemolysin secretion/activation protein, with product MGRPNAGRTLRDLEATIPTPPPASEAPALNVPAQRAPADTAETEAAKNSRVLVNGFLLDGNHAYDEATLQALLADLLGSEQDLNGLRAAAQRLSAHYRHDGYLLARAYLPAQEIQGGLVRIRIVEGAYGKVLLNNTSRARDGVLAPLLDPLHPGDAVHGRSLDQALLLLNDLPGVVATGTLRAGAEPGTTDLVVNAEPGPWIAGSIDADNFGGAYTGEYRLSVAASLNSPLALGDQFDARLLSSDREQRYYQLDYQLPLGPWSTRVGVGASNMRYELGREFAVLQAHGSAQTSQLYVRQSLLRGRDVNVQALVQYEHKRLRDSYDYFDLTRAHRIGLWTAAINASVRDSLWGGASNGVYLGVSHGKLRFGDETQRRDDQLAKHAAGGFGVVNLSASRLQRVAGPVQLYGRVRSQWASKNLDSAEKFSLGGPYGVRAYASGTASGDEGWQATGELRYLPLPGLQFSAFFDTGSVQVNKRAWTSERNHQCLSAFGVGIAHGGAQHAVNVSAAWPLRQGNEAAKNDRQPLFWVQATRYF from the coding sequence GTGGGCCGCCCCAACGCTGGCCGCACCCTCCGCGACCTGGAGGCCACAATCCCCACGCCGCCCCCCGCGTCAGAGGCGCCTGCGCTGAATGTTCCCGCCCAACGCGCCCCTGCGGACACCGCCGAAACCGAAGCCGCCAAAAACAGCCGGGTCTTGGTCAACGGCTTCCTGCTGGACGGCAACCACGCTTACGACGAAGCCACGCTACAGGCCCTGTTGGCCGATCTGCTCGGGTCGGAACAAGACCTGAACGGCTTGCGCGCCGCCGCGCAACGGCTCTCGGCACACTATCGGCATGACGGCTACCTGCTGGCGCGCGCATACCTGCCCGCGCAGGAAATCCAGGGCGGCCTGGTTCGCATCCGCATCGTGGAAGGAGCCTACGGCAAGGTCCTGCTGAACAACACATCGCGCGCGCGCGATGGCGTGCTTGCGCCCCTGCTTGATCCCTTGCACCCAGGTGATGCAGTACACGGCCGTAGCCTGGACCAGGCGCTGCTGCTGCTGAACGACTTGCCCGGCGTGGTCGCGACCGGTACGTTACGGGCGGGCGCCGAGCCTGGCACAACCGACCTTGTCGTCAACGCCGAACCCGGCCCCTGGATTGCCGGCAGCATCGACGCCGACAACTTTGGCGGCGCCTACACGGGCGAATACCGCCTTAGCGTGGCGGCCAGCCTCAACAGCCCCTTGGCCTTGGGCGACCAGTTCGACGCGCGCCTGCTGTCCAGCGACCGCGAACAGCGCTATTACCAATTGGACTACCAGCTTCCCCTAGGCCCATGGTCGACCCGCGTCGGCGTGGGTGCGTCCAACATGCGCTATGAACTGGGCCGCGAGTTTGCCGTGCTGCAAGCCCACGGCAGCGCGCAGACCTCACAGCTTTATGTACGGCAAAGCCTGCTGCGCGGCCGCGACGTCAATGTCCAGGCCTTGGTGCAATACGAACACAAGCGCCTGCGAGATAGCTACGACTACTTCGACCTGACCCGCGCCCATCGCATCGGCCTATGGACCGCCGCGATCAACGCCAGCGTCCGCGATTCGCTATGGGGCGGCGCCAGCAATGGGGTTTACCTTGGCGTATCACACGGCAAGCTGCGCTTTGGCGACGAGACGCAGCGGCGTGACGACCAGCTTGCCAAACATGCAGCCGGCGGCTTCGGCGTGGTCAACCTCAGCGCAAGCCGCCTGCAACGCGTGGCCGGCCCCGTGCAGTTATACGGACGGGTGCGCTCGCAGTGGGCCAGCAAGAATCTGGACAGCGCTGAGAAATTCAGCCTGGGTGGCCCCTATGGCGTGCGCGCCTACGCATCGGGCACCGCCAGCGGCGACGAAGGCTGGCAAGCCACCGGCGAACTACGTTACCTGCCGCTGCCCGGCCTGCAGTTCTCCGCCTTCTTCGATACGGGCTCCGTGCAGGTGAACAAGCGCGCCTGGACATCCGAACGCAACCACCAATGCTTAAGCGCATTCGGCGTGGGCATCGCGCATGGCGGTGCCCAGCACGCGGTCAACGTCAGCGCCGCCTGGCCCTTGCGTCAAGGCAACGAGGCCGCGAAAAACGACCGGCAACCCCTGTTCTGGGTGCAAGCCACCCGCTACTTCTGA
- a CDS encoding filamentous hemagglutinin N-terminal domain-containing protein, with the protein MSVVALALMGVVGVAGAQDLPKDGVIKHGTGDIAIDANKNTMRVNQKTDKLIIDWQRFDVGAGKQVVFDQPGRSSAVLNKVLGNGFSNIQGNINANGRVFLVNPNGISFGASSRVSVGSLVVAASDLAHDDFLKGGPMRFVSSKRNRISNAGEIEAQSGGSVILMGKSIVNFGSIQANQGEIALAAGDVFTLALDGDSILSLQIDQAALNAELHNIGTLTANGGQVHLTARDRADIPSLVVNNDGLIEANSLDGTRGSIVLDGGESGNVNVGGVLSANGGATMAGGTVSVKGNAIVIQPGVEVDTRGASGQTGMWSISANNMSVASAAKRGSAALSANTVVKSLATTNISLISASGDVIIDAPLEWDGANSLTLQAARHLDINAPLTARGNGAGITAKSLDGDLRINANMTLGGDNAALAFLSKSNFALRKGVSIALTGKGSSYETREGRYTVINQASEWETMNNDLSGRYALGKSIEAGGRVSPIGNDHEAFTGEFEGFGHTLSKFEVNGGNHAGLFAQSSGHIRNLNLEDISVTTARDAQSPDKAAGALVGTHSGTIANVHAVGVRMTDLGAGRGAVGGLVGRGNGGLIEHVSVTGSTLQAKGGRVGGLIGDNNGGYINDSRADVAVQVSGNVHAGGFAGYHGAGGTLYNVQARGAVTHSGDSGNGHFGGLVGANEATIAESAAFGRVQVNGGSAFSVGGLAGYNGGVIEKVAASGHVSGGDHSAVGGLVGYNNGMLTNAEAKGNVAGKDRANVGGLAGVNRGMIRQGVARGTVRGETHSRIGGLVGTNLVGGEVLGGTAHGNVSGGLFVTMGGLVGVNEGLIHQSHARNTVNYWWGQWLLQTRGAVVGHNTGTVW; encoded by the coding sequence ATGTCTGTTGTTGCGCTGGCGTTGATGGGAGTTGTTGGCGTGGCCGGTGCACAAGACCTTCCGAAGGACGGGGTGATCAAGCATGGAACCGGTGATATCGCTATCGACGCGAACAAGAACACCATGCGGGTCAACCAGAAGACGGACAAGCTGATCATCGACTGGCAACGGTTTGACGTTGGGGCGGGTAAGCAGGTGGTCTTCGATCAACCTGGGCGATCTTCGGCAGTGCTCAATAAAGTGCTAGGCAACGGCTTCAGCAACATTCAAGGAAACATTAACGCCAACGGACGTGTGTTTCTGGTCAATCCCAACGGCATTTCTTTTGGCGCGTCTTCGCGGGTAAGTGTGGGCAGCCTGGTAGTAGCGGCCAGCGATCTGGCTCATGATGATTTTCTCAAGGGAGGGCCGATGCGCTTCGTCAGTTCCAAACGAAACCGCATCTCCAATGCCGGCGAAATCGAGGCGCAAAGCGGCGGCAGCGTGATACTGATGGGCAAATCCATCGTCAACTTCGGTTCGATTCAGGCGAACCAGGGCGAGATCGCGCTGGCGGCGGGCGACGTCTTCACCCTGGCTCTCGACGGCGATTCGATACTGAGCCTGCAAATTGATCAGGCTGCATTGAACGCCGAGCTGCACAACATCGGCACGCTCACAGCCAATGGTGGCCAAGTGCATTTAACCGCTCGAGATCGCGCCGACATTCCCTCGCTAGTCGTCAATAACGATGGCCTGATCGAAGCAAATTCACTCGACGGAACACGCGGATCCATCGTTCTGGATGGAGGTGAGTCTGGAAACGTCAACGTCGGCGGAGTACTTTCCGCCAACGGTGGCGCGACGATGGCCGGCGGTACGGTGTCGGTGAAGGGCAACGCCATAGTCATCCAGCCTGGTGTTGAAGTCGACACCCGGGGTGCATCCGGGCAGACCGGCATGTGGTCGATCTCCGCCAACAATATGAGCGTCGCCTCGGCAGCCAAGCGAGGCAGTGCCGCGCTCAGCGCGAATACTGTGGTCAAGAGCCTGGCGACGACCAACATCTCGTTGATCAGCGCAAGCGGCGACGTGATCATCGACGCCCCACTTGAATGGGATGGCGCTAACTCGCTGACCTTGCAAGCCGCGCGGCATCTGGACATCAACGCCCCGCTGACCGCCCGTGGAAACGGCGCGGGCATCACCGCGAAATCGCTGGATGGCGACCTGCGCATCAATGCCAACATGACGCTGGGCGGCGACAACGCGGCGCTGGCCTTTCTTTCGAAGTCCAACTTCGCTCTGCGCAAGGGCGTGTCCATTGCGCTGACCGGCAAGGGCAGCAGCTACGAAACCCGCGAAGGCCGCTACACCGTCATCAACCAGGCCAGCGAATGGGAAACCATGAACAATGACTTGAGCGGCCGCTACGCGCTGGGCAAGAGCATTGAGGCTGGCGGACGGGTCTCCCCCATCGGTAACGACCACGAGGCGTTCACCGGTGAATTCGAAGGCTTCGGCCACACCTTGAGCAAATTCGAGGTCAACGGCGGCAACCATGCAGGCCTTTTCGCACAGTCCTCCGGCCACATCCGAAACCTGAACCTGGAAGACATTTCGGTGACCACCGCGCGCGACGCACAATCGCCCGACAAGGCCGCTGGTGCACTGGTGGGCACCCATTCAGGAACCATCGCCAACGTGCACGCAGTGGGGGTACGCATGACCGACCTGGGCGCAGGTCGAGGTGCGGTCGGCGGTTTGGTGGGCCGTGGCAACGGCGGGTTGATCGAACACGTGAGCGTTACCGGATCCACGCTGCAAGCGAAGGGAGGGCGCGTGGGCGGCCTGATCGGCGACAACAACGGCGGCTACATCAACGACTCCCGCGCGGATGTCGCCGTGCAGGTCTCGGGCAACGTCCATGCCGGCGGATTCGCCGGGTATCACGGCGCGGGCGGCACCTTGTACAACGTGCAAGCCCGGGGGGCCGTCACGCACAGCGGCGATTCCGGCAACGGCCACTTCGGCGGCCTGGTCGGCGCGAACGAAGCCACCATTGCCGAGTCCGCCGCGTTCGGGCGGGTCCAGGTGAACGGCGGATCGGCCTTTTCCGTGGGCGGCTTGGCCGGTTACAACGGCGGGGTCATCGAGAAGGTCGCCGCAAGCGGTCACGTCAGCGGCGGCGACCACAGTGCTGTGGGCGGACTGGTGGGCTACAACAACGGCATGCTTACCAACGCCGAAGCCAAAGGCAACGTCGCCGGCAAAGACCGAGCTAACGTGGGCGGCCTGGCGGGCGTGAATCGCGGCATGATCCGTCAAGGCGTGGCGCGCGGCACCGTCCGAGGGGAAACCCATAGCCGGATAGGCGGCCTGGTTGGCACCAACCTGGTCGGCGGCGAAGTCCTGGGCGGCACCGCCCATGGCAACGTCAGTGGCGGCCTGTTCGTGACCATGGGTGGGCTGGTGGGCGTGAATGAAGGGCTGATCCATCAATCGCATGCACGCAATACCGTCAACTACTGGTGGGGGCAGTGGTTGCTGCAAACGCGCGGCGCGGTGGTGGGCCACAACACCGGGACCGTCTGGTAA
- a CDS encoding fimbrial protein: MRIGSRLVRMPGATGKYQVATTAMWANASNMAGQAAKTNVPGIGLLFKLRELEAPVYVPLVMDVVDIVAERDHQAHAAEFEYVQQLVLLVRPEHLPRRMKVTGVAPGVGLVLTFFTAEEGYAVRGALSDMPSWQGYPPTVPPAKICALTEKYMGDQVFNMGGHTGDTIDIFHACEAGAHQDVQVEMLPAFIADFPAEGSVSAPKPFQISLNQCSAFARPQVKFRAKSGLVAGTDSVLALYDTTANGKKPAQGFGVIVTDSQDRRIRFGPVGGAYGPEYVMTTQGDGAQLSLAARYIRTARNRQDVESGEANAAAEFTFEFP, encoded by the coding sequence ATGAGGATTGGCTCTCGCCTGGTCAGGATGCCTGGCGCGACAGGCAAGTACCAGGTGGCCACGACGGCGATGTGGGCCAACGCGTCCAACATGGCCGGCCAAGCCGCCAAGACCAATGTCCCAGGAATCGGCTTGCTCTTCAAGTTGCGGGAACTGGAGGCGCCTGTCTATGTGCCCTTGGTGATGGACGTCGTCGACATCGTGGCAGAACGTGATCATCAGGCACACGCAGCTGAGTTCGAGTATGTACAGCAGTTGGTGCTGCTGGTTCGGCCCGAGCACTTGCCACGCCGTATGAAAGTGACCGGGGTGGCGCCCGGCGTCGGACTCGTTCTTACGTTTTTCACGGCGGAGGAAGGATATGCCGTGCGAGGGGCGCTGAGTGACATGCCGTCCTGGCAGGGTTACCCCCCCACGGTACCGCCCGCCAAGATCTGCGCGCTGACCGAAAAATACATGGGCGACCAGGTTTTCAATATGGGTGGCCATACTGGGGATACCATTGACATCTTTCACGCTTGCGAAGCCGGCGCGCATCAAGACGTTCAGGTGGAAATGCTGCCCGCCTTCATCGCCGACTTTCCCGCCGAAGGTTCGGTGTCGGCGCCCAAGCCGTTTCAGATCAGCTTGAACCAATGCAGCGCGTTTGCGCGGCCACAGGTCAAGTTCAGGGCCAAGAGCGGCTTGGTGGCGGGCACGGATTCGGTCCTGGCCTTGTACGACACGACTGCCAATGGCAAGAAGCCCGCTCAAGGATTCGGCGTCATCGTCACTGATAGCCAAGACCGGCGTATACGATTCGGCCCCGTTGGCGGCGCGTATGGCCCCGAGTACGTGATGACGACACAGGGTGACGGTGCGCAGTTGTCCTTGGCTGCACGCTATATCCGCACAGCACGCAACCGGCAAGACGTGGAAAGCGGCGAGGCCAACGCCGCGGCGGAATTCACCTTCGAGTTTCCCTGA
- a CDS encoding fimbria/pilus periplasmic chaperone, which produces MLAGWRGVLMLATVAACVIAPVRAVQADLVVTGTRFIYPAGQKSLTLRTGNTGQHPILVQSWLDSGDFTADPSRETVPFLLTPPVFRLDPTGRMSLLLRHTGEPMPKDRESVFWINFLEVPARDPSQKNLLQLAVRLRMKVLYRPEGLPGSASEAIGKVAWTYHAADREIEAHNETPYFVSLARVELEADAGAGGGSPITPITPITLTGLTVAPLARTRFSLPAGAAPRLGEAALRYYAANDDGEIIEARAALRRGNARGTQ; this is translated from the coding sequence GTGCTTGCCGGGTGGCGTGGGGTGTTGATGCTGGCGACGGTGGCGGCGTGCGTGATTGCGCCCGTTCGCGCCGTGCAGGCGGATTTGGTCGTGACCGGCACGCGCTTCATCTATCCGGCGGGGCAAAAGTCGCTGACGCTACGCACCGGCAACACCGGGCAGCATCCCATCCTGGTGCAAAGCTGGCTGGATTCCGGCGATTTCACCGCCGACCCCAGCCGCGAAACCGTGCCATTCCTGCTGACGCCGCCCGTGTTCCGGCTGGATCCCACAGGGCGCATGAGCCTGCTGTTGCGGCACACGGGGGAACCCATGCCGAAAGACCGGGAGTCTGTCTTCTGGATCAATTTCCTGGAAGTGCCGGCGCGCGATCCGTCGCAGAAAAACTTGTTGCAGCTTGCGGTTCGGTTGCGGATGAAAGTGCTGTATCGGCCCGAAGGCCTGCCGGGGTCGGCCAGCGAGGCCATCGGCAAGGTGGCATGGACGTATCACGCGGCTGACCGCGAAATCGAGGCGCATAACGAGACGCCGTATTTTGTGTCGTTGGCTCGGGTGGAGTTGGAGGCGGATGCGGGCGCGGGCGGCGGTTCGCCCATCACCCCCATCACCCCCATCACGCTAACCGGCCTGACCGTCGCGCCGCTGGCTCGCACGCGGTTCTCGTTGCCCGCGGGCGCCGCGCCGCGCCTGGGAGAAGCGGCGTTGCGTTACTACGCGGCGAACGACGACGGCGAAATCATCGAAGCGAGGGCGGCGCTGCGCCGGGGGAATGCGCGCGGAACGCAATGA
- a CDS encoding fimbria/pilus outer membrane usher protein, translating to MAAANAWAQDEVAIFDSYMLMQEVGGPSIDTRRFQRANFADPGMHRLDLYFNGQWRGVDDIEFRNVPGQDSAVPCYNAAMLERGGLDLGKVSRAEGVEPLPRELSCEDLSRYVPGAKIRVDMAQLGLYVTFPEYLQRLAVSNRWVDPSQWDSGITAARLNYNANVFTTESQGRRMTRGYAGINAGLNLGALRLRHTGSAFWSQTSGAQYQASSYYLQTDIPAWQSQLLLGESSTSGELFDAVSFRGVQLSSDDRMLPETLRHYAPIVRGTANSNAKVSVYQRGFLIYETTVAPGPFAIEDVRAASYGGDLDVQVTEADGSTRSFVVPFATIVQLLRPGVTQYSLTAGRAADRGLRGPSPYVLQGTLKRGMGDAITGYGGLAFTDHYGSALLGAAMSTTLGAFAADLTAARAKVPLEGKRAGASYRLTYSKDLPNSGTNLSLLAYRYSTSGYLGLRDAVALGNVSRNYRYQGDGRMRSRFDLNVSQNLGASLGSMYASASTANYWSRAGSDVNYSVGYNNDWRDVSYSIALQRVHSAGMGSYWGGGGSAKSTQVTLSVAIPLGRRDMTSRAPRLSGVYTGDSRDGARLSSSVSGPLDDRGAGSYSVSAAHNGRSNANSADAGVGYNFPQGSVSASVGQGRGYRQASLSANGAMLVHGGGVTLAQTMGETVALVHAKDAEGMRVGYGVNRVDGSGYAVVGSLSPYRLNSVDVDPADLPVDIELKTSSLNIAPRAGAIIKLVYPTLRARQVLILSKLADGSPLPFGAEAIDPRTRTAVGAVGQGSRIVMRAESDQGTVRIEWGAGLGESCHIDYELPARHTRGDSAYDILELECVQDQPAPAQQGGVGPLSLR from the coding sequence ATGGCCGCCGCCAACGCATGGGCGCAAGACGAGGTCGCAATTTTCGACTCCTACATGCTGATGCAGGAAGTGGGTGGCCCCTCCATCGACACTCGCCGTTTTCAACGCGCGAACTTTGCCGATCCGGGCATGCACCGGCTGGACCTCTACTTCAACGGGCAATGGCGCGGGGTTGACGACATTGAATTTCGCAACGTGCCCGGCCAGGACAGCGCCGTGCCTTGCTACAACGCCGCCATGCTGGAACGTGGCGGGCTGGACCTGGGCAAGGTGTCGCGCGCTGAAGGCGTTGAACCCTTGCCCCGCGAGCTGTCCTGTGAGGATCTGTCGCGCTACGTGCCCGGTGCAAAAATCCGCGTCGACATGGCGCAGCTTGGCTTGTACGTGACGTTTCCGGAATACCTGCAACGCTTGGCGGTGTCGAACCGCTGGGTGGACCCTTCCCAATGGGATAGCGGCATCACCGCCGCGCGTCTGAACTACAACGCCAACGTCTTCACGACCGAAAGCCAGGGCCGGCGCATGACGCGCGGCTATGCGGGCATCAACGCGGGCTTGAACCTGGGCGCGCTGCGGCTGCGCCATACCGGTTCGGCGTTCTGGTCGCAAACCAGCGGCGCGCAGTACCAAGCCAGTTCCTATTACCTGCAGACCGACATCCCCGCGTGGCAATCGCAGTTGCTGCTGGGCGAAAGTTCCACCAGCGGGGAACTGTTCGACGCCGTGTCGTTCAGGGGTGTGCAGCTATCCAGCGATGACCGCATGCTGCCCGAAACCCTGCGCCACTACGCGCCCATCGTCCGGGGCACCGCCAACAGCAACGCCAAGGTCTCTGTCTATCAACGTGGGTTTCTCATCTATGAAACCACCGTTGCCCCCGGCCCCTTCGCCATCGAGGACGTGCGCGCCGCCAGCTATGGCGGCGACCTGGACGTGCAGGTGACCGAAGCCGACGGCAGCACGCGCAGCTTCGTCGTGCCGTTCGCGACCATCGTGCAACTATTGCGGCCCGGCGTGACCCAGTACAGCCTGACGGCCGGCCGGGCTGCTGACCGGGGTCTGCGCGGCCCCTCGCCGTATGTGCTGCAAGGCACGCTCAAACGCGGCATGGGCGATGCCATTACCGGCTACGGTGGCCTGGCGTTTACCGACCACTATGGCTCAGCGTTGCTGGGCGCGGCGATGAGCACCACCCTGGGTGCCTTTGCCGCGGACCTGACGGCCGCCCGCGCCAAGGTGCCGCTTGAAGGCAAGCGCGCCGGCGCCAGCTACCGGCTCACCTACAGCAAAGACCTGCCCAACAGTGGCACGAACCTTTCGCTTTTGGCTTACCGCTATTCCACCAGCGGCTACCTGGGCCTGCGCGACGCGGTGGCGTTGGGCAATGTGTCGCGCAACTATCGCTACCAGGGCGATGGCCGCATGCGCAGCCGCTTCGACCTGAACGTCAGCCAGAACCTGGGCGCAAGCCTGGGCAGCATGTATGCGTCGGCGTCCACCGCCAACTACTGGTCACGGGCCGGCAGCGACGTCAATTACTCGGTTGGCTACAACAACGACTGGAGAGACGTGTCGTATTCCATCGCGCTGCAACGGGTCCATAGCGCCGGCATGGGTAGCTATTGGGGGGGAGGGGGCAGCGCGAAAAGCACGCAGGTGACGCTTAGCGTCGCCATCCCGCTGGGTCGCCGGGACATGACTTCCCGCGCGCCACGCCTGAGCGGGGTCTACACCGGTGACAGCCGTGACGGCGCGCGCTTGTCGTCCAGCGTCAGCGGCCCGTTGGACGATCGCGGCGCGGGCTCATACTCGGTGTCGGCCGCCCACAATGGCCGCAGCAACGCCAATTCCGCGGACGCGGGCGTGGGCTACAACTTCCCGCAAGGTTCGGTGTCGGCCAGCGTGGGGCAGGGCCGGGGGTATCGGCAAGCGTCCCTGAGCGCAAACGGCGCCATGCTTGTGCACGGCGGCGGGGTGACGCTGGCGCAGACCATGGGCGAAACCGTGGCGCTGGTTCACGCCAAGGACGCCGAGGGCATGCGCGTGGGCTATGGTGTCAACCGCGTGGACGGCAGCGGCTACGCGGTGGTGGGCAGCCTGAGCCCCTACCGCTTGAACTCGGTGGACGTGGACCCCGCCGACCTGCCCGTGGACATCGAGCTCAAGACCAGTTCGTTGAATATCGCGCCCCGCGCGGGCGCCATCATCAAGCTGGTCTACCCCACGCTGCGCGCGCGTCAGGTGTTGATCCTTAGCAAGCTGGCCGACGGGTCGCCCTTGCCCTTCGGCGCCGAAGCCATCGACCCGCGAACCCGCACCGCGGTGGGCGCGGTGGGGCAGGGCAGCCGCATTGTCATGCGCGCGGAAAGCGACCAAGGAACCGTGCGTATCGAATGGGGAGCCGGCCTTGGCGAAAGCTGTCACATCGACTACGAATTGCCCGCTCGCCACACGCGCGGCGACAGCGCCTACGACATCCTGGAATTGGAATGTGTTCAAGACCAGCCAGCCCCTGCACAGCAAGGCGGCGTCGGGCCGCTGTCCCTCCGATGA
- a CDS encoding fimbrial biogenesis chaperone: MTTITGAFARHAFAHVLSLALVLCAWVVPAQAALVLQGTRLVIKSDARDSIMIIRNNGTTPVLAQNWIDDGKENALPADIRVPFVLTPPVMRIEPNSASNIRITYTKEPLPSDRESLFYLNVVETPPRDPSAVNVLLFSFHTRIKIFFRPASIPDEAATAPDKLTWKLVRTTGGKRQLEVTNPTPFHVSFARIGLVSGKRTIAVDNGMVAPFGTSNFALASNAAGLQEAQSTVQYEAINDFGGRRTLNKLLLD, from the coding sequence ATGACGACGATCACCGGGGCGTTTGCCCGTCATGCGTTCGCGCACGTGCTATCGCTCGCCTTGGTCCTGTGCGCCTGGGTGGTTCCCGCCCAGGCCGCACTGGTGCTGCAAGGCACGCGTCTGGTCATCAAGTCCGACGCGCGCGATTCCATCATGATCATCCGCAACAACGGAACTACGCCCGTGCTTGCGCAAAACTGGATTGACGACGGCAAGGAAAATGCGCTGCCCGCCGACATCCGCGTGCCGTTTGTGTTGACGCCGCCCGTCATGCGGATTGAACCGAACAGCGCGTCCAATATTCGCATCACCTACACCAAAGAGCCGCTTCCCTCTGACCGGGAAAGCCTTTTTTATTTGAACGTCGTTGAAACGCCGCCGCGCGATCCGTCCGCCGTGAACGTGTTGCTGTTCTCATTTCACACACGTATCAAGATTTTCTTCCGGCCCGCATCCATACCGGACGAGGCGGCCACCGCGCCCGACAAACTGACGTGGAAACTGGTGCGCACCACCGGCGGAAAACGTCAGCTTGAAGTCACCAACCCCACGCCGTTTCATGTGTCGTTTGCGCGTATCGGGCTGGTGTCGGGCAAACGAACCATTGCCGTCGACAACGGCATGGTGGCCCCGTTTGGAACATCGAACTTCGCGCTGGCCTCGAATGCGGCCGGCTTGCAAGAAGCGCAATCCACCGTTCAGTACGAAGCCATCAACGACTTCGGCGGACGGCGCACCCTCAACAAGCTCCTGCTTGATTGA